CGGCCAGAAAAATCCGGCCGGCATGATGTGTCCACAAAAAGGCACCCGGCGCTGTTGGCCGTGCCGTCCAAGAGATGGTCCAGGTAATAGTCATTGTCCGTCCCCTGGACCACCGGGTAGGAGATGCCGGTGTCCGGGCCGTAGAGCCAGGCAGTCACATCCGGATTCACCGCCGCCAGGGCCGTGAAGTCCACCTCCGGCCAGGCCAGCTCTGCCGGCGTCTCCTCCGTCTCCTCCGACGCAGGGGGCAGGGACGCAAACTGCTCCAGTTTGAAATAGGCGTCTGCTCCCACCCGGTACTCGTGCAGGATCCGCAGGACCTGATATCCGCTGAAGCAGGCAATGCCCAGAAACAGGCAGAGAAAGAGCCCGCAGCTCCGGCCCTTCATACCCCCTCCTCCTTTGCGCAGTCCTTCCAGCGCAGGCTGCGAAGCTCGTCCTTCTGCTCCGGCGTGATCCGATAGCTCTCCACAGCCTTCTGAATGGTCTTGTTGTGGGTCCAGCGGTCCAGGCGACGCTGCCGCAGATAGGGCAGCGCCGCGTCGTACTGCTTGGCCAGGGCGGTGGCAAAATACCAAGCCGCCATCATCTTCACGTAATACTCCTCCCGCCGGACACCGGCAGCCAGATCCAAGTCCTCCATCTGAAACCCCTCATCCAGATAAAAGCTCATCAGCATCCCCAGGCCGAAGCGGACAGTATAGGTGTGCGCATCCTCCACCCAGCGGCGGATCTGTTTCCGCAGCTCCGGCGGATGCTTCCGGAATGCCTTCGGGCTCAACAGGTCGCAGGTGGCCCAGTTGTCCACATAGGGCAGGAATGTCTCCAGCGCCGCCACGGCACCGTCATAGTCCGGGATCGCCGAGATCAGCAAGCCGTGGAGGTTATTCTCCTCATAATAGCGGTGGGGCAGCTCCTGGAGGAAGCCCCCTGCCACCGGCGTTCCGGCGATTTCCCGGGCCAGCTTCCGCAAAGCCGGCATCCGGACGCCGATCACCGTCTGCGGGTCTATGGTGGGTATCAGCTTGCTCTGAAAAGCCTGATAGGCCGGGTCCCGCAGGGCAAAGAGCGCAGTTTGGATGTCCGTCATATCCCCGCCTCCCATCAGCGCAGCTCGTCCTTCAAATTGCCGTCCAGATCCAGCCACTGGACGGCGTCCTCCGTCATCCGCATACAGCCGTGCCAGCTGTTCTCCTTGGGGATAGAAACAGAGCCGGGGTTCCAATACCACACCCCGTCCTCCAGACGCCTCATGGGCACGTGGAAGTGGCCGTAGACCACATACCCCGCCCCGTCCAGCAGGGTCTGGGAGGGCCGCTGATCCACATTGAAATGGTGGCCGTGGGTCAGGAACAGCCGCCTGCCGCACAGCTCCTCCACCTGGAAGTCCGCCTCGATGGGAAAGTGCAGCACCATCTGGTCCACCTCCGCATCACAGTTGCCGTGGACACAGAGGATCCGGTCCTTCACGCTGTTCAGCATGGCAAAGACCGCCTTGGGATCGTATCCCTCCGGCAGGTCGTTCCGGGGGCCATGGTACAGCAGGTCCCCCAGCAGCACCAGGCGGTCCGCCCCCGCTTCTCCATCAGGTCCAGCAGCTTCCGGCAGTACAGGGCACTGCCGTGAATGTCCGACGCGATCCATACGTTCATCGTTCTTCTCTCCTGTCGTTTCGTGTCTCTTCCGGGTATGCGGGCCCAATCTCCAACTCCTCATAACCGGTCTCGCTGTCCGGCCGGCGGGTGAACACGCAGCTCCGGATTTCTGCCAGTACGATCTCGGCCGTGGTGTTCACCGTGCACCCCGGCAGCAGGTGGCCGCCGAAGGCGGAGAGGTCCTCCCGGCTGAAGCTGGCGTGAAGGTGGCAGCCGTACTCCGATACGGTGCCCATCAGGGAGACGATCTCCACATCCTCCTCTCCGCTGCGCACCCGGACACCGGTCGCGTCCCGCAGCCGCCAGCGGGAGACGCAGCCCACACCGGAAACCACTGCCCCGGCGGCGATATGATGCGCCTTCACATAGGCCTCGATCTCCTCGTACAAATCCTGCCCCCGGCGGAGGCGGAAACAATGATACATGATGTTCCCTCCCTGATTGCCCCCGTCTCCGGCGGCTTTGCGGCTATTGTACCACGGAACGGCGCCGCGTACAACGGATTTCCGGCGACAATGTGCAGGGGCGCGGCTTCCGCCGCGCCCCTGCGCCTCATTTGGACCGCTTCAGCACTTCCAGCACGAACCGCCACACCCGCTGGACGGAGGCGATCTCCATCCGCTCCCGCGGGGTGTGGATGTCCAGCAGATTCGGGCCAATGGACACACAGTCCAGCCCCGGCAGCTTGCCGCTCAGAATACCGCACTCCACGCCCGCGTGGATGGCCTCGATCTTTGGCTTCCGGCCGTACTGCTCCTGAAAGACCTCCGTCATCAGGTCCCGCAGGGAGGAGTCCTGCCGGTACTCCCAAGCGGGATAATCCCCGGAGATGGAGACAGTGCCCCCAGCTGCGCCATCAGGGTCCGGAGGCGACGGTGGAGCATCTCCTTCTGGCTGCCCAGGGAGCTGCGGACGCAGAAGGTGGCCGTCAGGGCCGTCTGCTCCGCAGCCAGGATGCCCAGGTTCAGCGAGGTCTGCACCAGACCGTGGATCTCCATGCTCATGGCCTGGACGCCGTTGGGCAGGCAGGTGAGCATGCAGACTGCCCGCTCTGTGGACGCCCAGTCCATAGGCGTCTCCCGCACGGTGCAGGGCGCCGCCTCCACGCGGAGGCCCGGGTCCGCTGCGGCATATTCCCGGGAGAGATCCGCGGCCAATGCCTCCGCCGCCTGCCGGGCGACGGCATCGTCAGATACCACCACCTGGGCGGACGCCTCCACGGCGATGGCGTTGTCCTTTCCGCCGCCCGCCGCCGTCACCAGGCGCAGCTCCGTCCGTTCCGCCATGGCCTGGAGCAATCGGCCCAGCAGCACACAGGCATTGGCCCGGCCCTTGTGGATCTCTGTGCCGGAGTGCCCCCCGGCAAGCCCCCGGACCGTCACCTCCAGCGCCGCGCCGCCATAGGGCGCCCGGGTCACGGGCAGAGTGCACTGGGCCATGCTTCCGCCTGCGCAGCTGACGGTGAAGATCCCCTCCTCTTCGGAGTCCACGTTGATGAGCTTCCGCCCCCGGAGAGGCGCGGCGTCCAGGGCCTCCGCTCCCAGCATTCCGATCTCCTCGTCCGTGGTGAGGACCACCTCCAGCCGGGGGTGGGGGATCGCCTGATCGTCCAGGATCGCCAGGGCCATGGCCACCGCAATGCCGTCATCGCCGCCCAGGGTGGTGCCCTTCGCCCGGACGCAGCCGTCCTCCACCAGCAGGTCCAGGCCCTCTCCGGCCATGTCCTTGGTGCAGCCGGGCTCTTTTTCACACACCATATCCAGGTGGCCTTGAAGAATGACGGGTGCCGCCGCCTCATACCCGGGCGTGGCCTCCTGGATGATAATGACGTTCCCCGCCTGGTCCTGATGGCACTCCAGCCCCCGCTCCCTGGCAAAGGCTGCGCACCAGTCGCTGACCGCCTGGCAGTTCCGGGAGCCGTGGGGGATGGCACACAGCTCCTCAAAGAAGCGGAACACCCCCTGGGGCTCCAACTGTTCCAACACGCGCATAAACACTCCTTTCCCGGCGGGCCATTCTCCCGGCGCCGCCGTCTGTTTCCGCCTTGTAGTATATCCCATTCCCAGGGGCGGCGCAAGCCGATTGGGAAAAACAGAAGAGGCGCCGGCCATTTTGCCGGTGCCTCTTCCCCGTGCGCTGTCTCTCACGAAAGCTCAGAGAACCGCAGGACCACCTTGAACAAGTCTCCGTCCACAGTCAGCTCCAGGGTGCCCTTCTGGAGCTCTGTCAGGCTCCGGGCGATGGAAAGGCCCAGGCCGTTTCCCTCGCCGCCTCGGGCGGCGTCTCCCCGGACGAACCGTTCCAGCAGTTCCTCCGCCGGGATATCTAACGGCGCCCGGGAGGTGTTTTTGAAGGAGATCACCGCCTGGCCGTCTCGCTCCTCCAGCGTCAGGTACACCCGGGTGCCCCGCTGGGCGTACTTACAGATGTTGTTCATCAGGTTGTCGAACACCCGCCACAGCCGTCGGCCGTCCGCCAGGATGGTCACCGCTGTCTCCGGTTGCCGGGTTACCAGGTCCAGGCCCGCGTCCTTCAGCTTCTGTTCGTACTCCCCTGCCGCCTGGGTCAGCAGCACGCCAGGCTGGCAGGGGGCCAGATTCACCTCCAGATTCCCTGTGGAGGCCTTGGACGCCTCCACCAGATCCTCGATCAGCCGCTTCAGCCGCTCGGACTGGCGGGTGAGGACAGCCGCGTACTCCGGGATCTTCTCACTGTTCGGGGGCTCCTTTCCGATGAGGTCCGCGTAATTGATGATGGAGGTCAGGGGCGTCTTGATGTCGTGGGACACGTTGGTGATGAGCTCCGTTTTCATCCGCTCGCTGCGCATCCGCTGGTCCACCGCCGCCGCCATGCCCTGGGCGATGTGGTTCAGGTCCTCGCCGTGGGATTTGAAGTCCAGCACCATCCGGCTGGTGTCCACCTGATAGCTCAGGTCCCCGGCGGCCAGAGCCCGGCCGCCCAGCAGCAGCTTCCGGCACATGAGGGCCAAAGCCAGCACCGCCAGGAGCAGCAGGAGCTT
This DNA window, taken from Dysosmobacter welbionis, encodes the following:
- a CDS encoding PPC domain-containing DNA-binding protein, whose product is MYHCFRLRRGQDLYEEIEAYVKAHHIAAGAVVSGVGCVSRWRLRDATGVRVRSGEEDVEIVSLMGTVSEYGCHLHASFSREDLSAFGGHLLPGCTVNTTAEIVLAEIRSCVFTRRPDSETGYEELEIGPAYPEETRNDRREER
- a CDS encoding DNA alkylation repair protein, with translation MTDIQTALFALRDPAYQAFQSKLIPTIDPQTVIGVRMPALRKLAREIAGTPVAGGFLQELPHRYYEENNLHGLLISAIPDYDGAVAALETFLPYVDNWATCDLLSPKAFRKHPPELRKQIRRWVEDAHTYTVRFGLGMLMSFYLDEGFQMEDLDLAAGVRREEYYVKMMAAWYFATALAKQYDAALPYLRQRRLDRWTHNKTIQKAVESYRITPEQKDELRSLRWKDCAKEEGV
- the pepD gene encoding beta-Ala-His dipeptidase — its product is MRVLEQLEPQGVFRFFEELCAIPHGSRNCQAVSDWCAAFARERGLECHQDQAGNVIIIQEATPGYEAAAPVILQGHLDMVCEKEPGCTKDMAGEGLDLLVEDGCVRAKGTTLGGDDGIAVAMALAILDDQAIPHPRLEVVLTTDEEIGMLGAEALDAAPLRGRKLINVDSEEEGIFTVSCAGGSMAQCTLPVTRAPYGGAALEVTVRGLAGGHSGTEIHKGRANACVLLGRLLQAMAERTELRLVTAAGGGKDNAIAVEASAQVVVSDDAVARQAAEALAADLSREYAAADPGLRVEAAPCTVRETPMDWASTERAVCMLTCLPNGVQAMSMEIHGLVQTSLNLGILAAEQTALTATFCVRSSLGSQKEMLHRRLRTLMAQLGALSPSPGIIPLGSTGRTPPCGT
- the yfcE gene encoding phosphodiesterase → MDRVGHSRQCPVLPEAAGPDGEAGADRLVLLGDLLYHGPRNDLPEGYDPKAVFAMLNSVKDRILCVHGNCDAEVDQMVLHFPIEADFQVEELCGRRLFLTHGHHFNVDQRPSQTLLDGAGYVVYGHFHVPMRRLEDGVWYWNPGSVSIPKENSWHGCMRMTEDAVQWLDLDGNLKDELR
- the srtB gene encoding class B sortase, translating into MKGRSCGLFLCLFLGIACFSGYQVLRILHEYRVGADAYFKLEQFASLPPASEETEETPAELAWPEVDFTALAAVNPDVTAWLYGPDTGISYPVVQGTDNDYYLDHLLDGTANSAGCLFVDTSCRPDFSGRNTVIYGHRMKNGTMFAALGNYQEQVYYDAHPVFLLVTPEGRYVVELFSGYVADTAESAWMLDFSDEQAYLAWLEEVGEKSAFSSKVSPRAEDRVVTLSTCSYEFENARFVLHGVLRPEEE